A single window of Meiothermus sp. DNA harbors:
- a CDS encoding dihydrofolate reductase family protein, whose amino-acid sequence MSKVFVNIALSLDGFMAPEGMTMDNWDRPEYKNWGAKWGALMAWVFNQQHFLESLKLGSGGETGPVNDMLRHTAERTGAHIMGKRMFDGGERGWPEEAPFHTPVYVLTHTKRDPWVRPGGTTFYFVNEGPEQALALAKEAAGHRDVRISGGAQVIQQYLNLGVVDELEIALAPVLFGGGRRLFENLEEPLPQFRIDRVLESPNATHLRYVRR is encoded by the coding sequence ATGAGCAAAGTGTTCGTGAACATCGCCCTCAGCCTCGATGGCTTCATGGCCCCCGAAGGTATGACCATGGACAACTGGGACAGGCCGGAGTACAAAAACTGGGGCGCTAAGTGGGGTGCCCTGATGGCCTGGGTTTTCAATCAGCAGCATTTCCTCGAGAGTCTCAAGCTCGGCTCAGGGGGTGAGACCGGCCCGGTGAACGACATGCTTCGCCATACCGCCGAACGTACCGGTGCCCACATCATGGGCAAGCGCATGTTTGACGGCGGCGAGCGGGGCTGGCCGGAGGAGGCGCCGTTTCACACGCCGGTCTACGTGCTCACCCATACGAAAAGAGACCCCTGGGTGCGCCCGGGCGGCACCACCTTTTACTTCGTCAACGAAGGGCCGGAGCAGGCGCTGGCGCTGGCCAAAGAAGCCGCAGGCCATCGGGACGTGCGCATTTCGGGTGGTGCCCAGGTAATTCAGCAGTACCTGAACTTAGGGGTTGTGGATGAGCTGGAAATTGCTCTGGCACCGGTGTTGTTTGGGGGTGGGCGGCGGCTTTTCGAGAACCTGGAGGAGCCCCTCCCGCAGTTTCGTATAGACCGGGTTTTAGAGAGCCCAAATGCCACCCACCTGCGCTATGTACGCCGGTGA
- a CDS encoding acyl-CoA dehydrogenase family protein, producing MIADKKLSTKGGGWLLEKTEQIFTPEDFDDTTRMIQETVRQFVEKEYRPVAEAMEHGALEHNIPLLRKCGELGLLGVEVSEEYGGLDLPKTVSTVIAEALSGTGGFSVSYGVQTSIGLLPLVYWGTKAQKDKYLAKLVSGELIAAYCLTEPQSGSDAMGAKTRAELSEDGQHYILNGTKMWISNAGFAHLFTVFAKTQEGLTAFLVERDTPGLRLGGEEKKMGIKASSTRQVFLEDVKVPKENVLGELGKGHKIAFNVLNVGRYKLGAGAIGGAKGALGLSAKYAKERIAFGQPIANFGLIQQKLAEMATRIFAGESAVYRTMGLIDEALSSLDKANAAEAVLAGIEEYAVEASIIKVLGSEVLDYVVDEGVQIHGGYGYSAEYEIERAYRDSRINRIFEGTNEINRLLIPGMLLRRATKGELPLFDAAMKLQKELLEPSFEEPEDKEMAQLEGLKKLALAVLGLAALKYGKKIEEEQEVLAVAADILIDIFAAESALLRARKLEDKVYADMALLYLYQALDRAQAAALSILPRLAEGDDMRVMASAARRLTKHDPLDLVELRRRIAARVLEADGYPQPKA from the coding sequence ATGATTGCAGACAAAAAACTCTCCACCAAAGGCGGCGGCTGGTTGCTGGAAAAGACCGAGCAAATCTTCACCCCGGAAGACTTCGACGACACCACCCGCATGATTCAAGAAACCGTGCGGCAGTTTGTCGAGAAAGAGTACCGGCCGGTGGCGGAGGCCATGGAGCACGGGGCCCTCGAGCACAACATCCCACTGCTCAGAAAGTGCGGCGAGTTGGGTCTTTTGGGGGTGGAGGTGAGCGAGGAATACGGGGGCCTCGACCTACCCAAAACCGTCAGCACCGTGATTGCCGAAGCCCTCTCGGGCACGGGCGGGTTTAGTGTGTCGTATGGCGTCCAGACCAGCATCGGCCTCTTGCCGCTGGTCTACTGGGGCACCAAGGCCCAGAAAGACAAATACCTGGCCAAACTGGTCTCGGGCGAGCTGATTGCCGCCTACTGCCTCACTGAGCCCCAGTCCGGCTCCGACGCCATGGGGGCCAAGACCCGCGCCGAGCTCTCCGAAGACGGCCAGCACTACATCCTGAACGGCACCAAGATGTGGATCTCCAACGCCGGCTTTGCCCACCTTTTTACCGTGTTCGCCAAGACCCAGGAGGGCCTTACTGCCTTCCTGGTCGAGCGCGATACCCCAGGGCTGCGGCTGGGCGGCGAGGAAAAGAAAATGGGCATCAAGGCCAGCAGCACCCGCCAGGTCTTTTTGGAAGACGTGAAGGTGCCCAAGGAGAACGTGCTGGGCGAGCTGGGCAAGGGACACAAAATCGCCTTTAACGTGCTCAACGTGGGGCGCTATAAGCTCGGCGCGGGCGCCATTGGCGGGGCCAAGGGGGCCTTGGGGCTCTCGGCCAAGTACGCCAAGGAGCGCATCGCCTTCGGGCAGCCCATCGCCAACTTTGGCCTGATCCAGCAGAAGCTGGCCGAGATGGCCACCCGCATTTTTGCGGGTGAGAGCGCGGTCTACCGCACCATGGGCCTGATTGACGAAGCCCTCTCGAGCCTCGATAAAGCCAACGCCGCCGAAGCGGTGCTGGCGGGCATCGAGGAGTACGCCGTCGAGGCCAGCATCATCAAGGTGCTGGGTTCGGAGGTGCTGGACTACGTGGTAGACGAGGGGGTGCAGATTCACGGGGGCTACGGCTACTCGGCCGAGTACGAGATTGAGCGGGCCTACCGCGACAGCCGCATCAACCGCATCTTCGAGGGCACCAACGAGATCAACCGCCTGCTGATTCCGGGCATGTTGCTGCGCCGGGCCACCAAGGGCGAGCTGCCGCTTTTCGATGCCGCCATGAAGCTGCAAAAGGAGCTGTTGGAGCCCAGTTTCGAGGAACCCGAGGACAAAGAGATGGCCCAGCTCGAGGGCCTCAAGAAGCTGGCCCTGGCGGTGCTGGGCCTGGCGGCGCTCAAGTACGGCAAGAAGATTGAAGAAGAGCAGGAAGTGCTGGCCGTGGCCGCCGATATTTTGATCGACATCTTCGCCGCCGAGAGTGCTTTGCTCCGGGCTCGCAAACTGGAAGACAAGGTCTACGCCGACATGGCCCTGCTCTACTTGTACCAGGCCCTCGACCGCGCCCAGGCTGCTGCCCTCTCGATCCTGCCGCGCCTGGCCGAGGGCGACGATATGCGGGTGATGGCCTCCGCAGCTCGCCGTCTGACCAAGCACGACCCCCTCGACTTGGTCGAGTTGCGCCGCCGCATTGCCGCCAGGGTGCTGGAGGCCGATGGTTACCCGCAGCCCAAGGCTTAA